In Chrysemys picta bellii isolate R12L10 chromosome 3, ASM1138683v2, whole genome shotgun sequence, a single genomic region encodes these proteins:
- the LOC101938983 gene encoding protein CLN8-like, producing the protein MNLANKSGTSRDIYDWDYVLWEVRLTLLAAGFFIYLGVFLLAHWLSSWISASYRTLPGKEKAFWNMHMTRGVFAVQSCGAGLWAWFIDPVFQADQVYSQQKWSYFHCLIAAGYFLLDNVLLHVSNILFGMFDVFSVVHHLFAFGAILVVITNIKSGHYLILTGLLLEISSPSTCLSHVLSKIGYENTRFWKANQWVLIRMCHCRMVLSYHMLWVCISNWNDVVENMGLPYFITFFMGLSIFTFIINPHWTYETTKKFFCQVDGNSSNTAVKNESSETDQKKMI; encoded by the exons ATGAATCTTGCAAACAAGAGTGGAACATCCAGAGACATATATGACTGGGACTATGTTCTGTGGGAAGTTCGTTTGACATTACTAGCAGCTGGTTTTTTTATCTACCTGGGAGTATTTCTTCTAGCTCACTGGCTGTCCTCATGGATCAGTGCCAGTTATCGCACTTTGCCGGGAAAGGAGAAGGCCTTCTGGAATATGCATATGACACGTGGTGTGTTTGCAGTTCAGAGTTGTGGAGCTGGCTTGTGGGCCTGGTTCATAGATCCAGTTTTTCAAGCTGACCAAGTGTATTCACAGCAAAAGTGGAGCTATTTTCATTGCTTAATAGCCGCTGGCTACTTTTTACTTGACAATGTACTTCTTCATGTTTCTAATATTCTTTTCGGGATGTTTGATGTGTTTTCAGTGGTTCATCATTTATTTGCCTTTGGTGCGATTCTTGTTGTGATAACAAACATAAAGTCTGGACACTATCTAATCTTGACTGGACTGCTACTTGAGATAAGTTCTCCTTCAACCTGCCTCTCCCATGTGCTTTCAAAG ATTGGCTATGAAAACACCCGTTTTTGGAAGGCAAACCAATGGGTACTGATCCGCATGTGTCACTGCCGCATGGTCCTTTCTTATCACATGCTGTGGGTGTGTATTTCCAATTGGAATGATGTGGTGGAAAATATGGGACTTCCATATTTTATCACCTTTTTCATGGGGTTAAgtatatttacattcataattaATCCACACTGGACATACGAAACAACTAAGAAGTTCTTCTGTCAAGTTGATGGGAACTCTTCAAATACAGCAGTGAAAAATGAATCTTCTGAAACAGATCAGAAGAAGATGATATAG